Within Lentimicrobiaceae bacterium, the genomic segment AATAATGTGTTTACTATCGAAAAGCTCCTTGTATGTTACCGAAGAAGTTATGTTAGAAGCCGGTTTTAATCTCAATGAGGAAAAATCGGATGAAGATTTTGATGGTGATAACGAATACAATTTTATCAATGCCTTAAATAACGTAGATAGTGTTGACAACATGTCCATTTCCGATTTGGAATTTTTATTAGAACAGACTATTGAAGACGAAAACTACGAATTGGCAGCTAAAATTAGAGATATAATTGAAAAGAAAAAAAGCAATTAACATAAATATAAGTATATGAAAATAAAAATCAGGTTAATAATAATGAACGTTCTCCAATACGCAATATGGGGAGCATGGTTGATTTCGTTAGGTGGCTACTTGGGTGGGAAACTGAATTATACAGGAGTACAAATAGGTAGCTTTTTTGCAACAATGGGTATAGCCTCCTTAGTAATGCCTGCAATAATGGGTATTATAGCCGACAGATGGGTCAATGCCGAAAAGGTTCTAGCAATATCTCACTTAATAAGTGGAACATTTATGTTTGTTGCTGCAGGACAAACCGAGTACCACATGCTATACACATTTATTTTATTGGCAGTTCTGTTCTACATGCCCACAATAGCATTATCAAATTCGGCAGCTTACAACGCACTTGCAAAGCATAATATGGACCCTATAAAACACTTCCCACCGGTGCGTATATTCGGTACAATAGGATTTATTGTTTCGATGATTTTAGTTGATTTAATAATAATAGATGGGGTTGCACTTTCTAAATCTGCGAACCAACTATATTTTTCGGCTATAATTTCATTTGCATTAGGATTGTACTCGTTCACTTTGCCTAGATGCGACATCAATAAAAATCCTGATAAAAGTTCGCTCGTCGATATGTTAGGTTTACGAGCTTTTACTCTTTTTAAAGAAAAAAGGATGGCAGTATTCTTTGTTTTCTCTATGCTTTTAGGAGTTGCCTTACAAATTACAAATGCTTTTGCAAACCTGTACTTAACCGATTATTTTGGAAACATGCCACAATATGCCAATAGTTTTGGTGTTAGACACGCAAATATTTTGATTTCAATATCTCAAATGTCGGAAACACTATGCATACTGCTTATTCCTTTCTTTTTAAGACGATACGGAATTAAAAACGTTATGCTAATGAGTATGATTGCATGGGTACTGCGTTTTGCCTTGCTTGGAACAGGAAATCCGGGCGACGGAGTTTGGATGTTGATTCTATCTATGATAATTTACGGTTTTGCATTCGATTTCTTCAATATATCCGGCTCTTTGTATGTCGAAACAGAAACATCGCCGTCAATACGCTCAAGTGCGCAAGGAGTATTTATGATAATGACCAACGGTTTTGGAGCCCTTATAGGTTCTTACGCAGCAGGAAAAGTTGTTGACGTAGTTGGTTGGCCCAATTCATGGTTTGTATTTGC encodes:
- a CDS encoding nucleoside permease is translated as MKIKIRLIIMNVLQYAIWGAWLISLGGYLGGKLNYTGVQIGSFFATMGIASLVMPAIMGIIADRWVNAEKVLAISHLISGTFMFVAAGQTEYHMLYTFILLAVLFYMPTIALSNSAAYNALAKHNMDPIKHFPPVRIFGTIGFIVSMILVDLIIIDGVALSKSANQLYFSAIISFALGLYSFTLPRCDINKNPDKSSLVDMLGLRAFTLFKEKRMAVFFVFSMLLGVALQITNAFANLYLTDYFGNMPQYANSFGVRHANILISISQMSETLCILLIPFFLRRYGIKNVMLMSMIAWVLRFALLGTGNPGDGVWMLILSMIIYGFAFDFFNISGSLYVETETSPSIRSSAQGVFMIMTNGFGALIGSYAAGKVVDVVGWPNSWFVFAAYALVVFFLFWILFDYKHEPEKISKSL